A window of the Alnus glutinosa chromosome 4, dhAlnGlut1.1, whole genome shotgun sequence genome harbors these coding sequences:
- the LOC133867005 gene encoding protein PLANT CADMIUM RESISTANCE 7: MSAPQGPPSYASQPTGKWSTGLFDCFEDFSNCCITCCCPCVTFGRTAEIVDRGQTSCLCGGVSYYALCHLGCACLYTCTYRTKLRALYSLPEDPCGDCCVHFWCTACALCQEYRELNNRGLDPRIGWIANAQKMNVGTTTPPFVAPGMTR, translated from the exons ATGTCAGCTCCTCAAGGACCACCTTCATACGCTTCTCAACCCACCGGAAAATGGTCCACCGGCCTCTTTGATTGCTTTGAAGATTTCTCCAATT GTTGTATTACCTGCTGTTGTCCCTGCGTCACCTTTGGTCGCACTGCTGAGATCGTGGACAGAGGTCAAACAT CTTGTCTTTGCGGAGGGGTAAGCTATTACGCCCTTTGCCATTTAGGTTGTGCATGTTTGTACACATGCACATACCGAACCAAACTGAGAGCCTTGTATTCGTTGCCCGAAGATCCGTGCGGGGATTGCTGTGTCCATTTTTGGTGCACTGCTTGCGCGCTTTGTCAAGAGTACCGCGAGCTCAACAACCGTGGATTGGATCCTAGAATAg GTTGGATAGCCAATGCTCAGAAAATGAATGTTGGAACCACAACGCCTCCATTTGTTGCACCTGGCATGACTCGCTAA